In Arachis hypogaea cultivar Tifrunner chromosome 2, arahy.Tifrunner.gnm2.J5K5, whole genome shotgun sequence, a genomic segment contains:
- the LOC112732931 gene encoding desiccation protectant protein Lea14 homolog — protein MAQLLDKAKNFAAEKISDVAKPEAHVTDVDFKRVSKDHIEYLAKVSVQNPYSASIPICEIKYSFKSASREIATGRIPDPGSLKGKDTTMLDVPVKVPYNVLMSLAKDIGADWDIDYQLDIGLVIDLPVIGNFTIPLSHNGEVKLPSLSSMFSKEN, from the exons ATGGCTCAGTTACTGGATAAAGCGAAGAACTTTGCAGCGGAGAAGATAAGTGACGTGGCGAAGCCTGAGGCGCATGTAACTGACGTGGACTTCAAGCGCGTGAGCAAGGATCACATTGAGTATTTGGCCAAAGTCTCTGTTCAGAACCCTTACTCTGCTTCTATCCCTATTTGTGAGATCAAATACTCTTTCAAAAGTGCTTCAAG GGAGATAGCAACAGGGAGAATACCAGACCCAGGATCACTGAAGGGTAAAGACACAACAATGCTGGATGTGCCAGTGAAGGTACCTTACAATGTATTGATGAGCTTAGCCAAGGACATTGGTGCTGATTGGGACATAGATTACCAATTGGACATTGGTCTTGTTATTGATCTTCCAGTCATTGGAAACTTCACTATTCCTCTCTCTCACAATGGGGAGGTCAAGCTTCCATCACTCTCTAGCATGTTCAGCAAAGAAAATTAG
- the LOC112762382 gene encoding late embryogenesis abundant protein At1g64065 codes for MAEIDQVRPLAPSRDQQSSSDDEEALIKSKHLRRIKLCGCVSAISLLIFVIVSVILSFTVFKAKDPIVTTNNITLTNLDFSVNLNPMTPSVKVNMSLLIDMSIKNPNSASFKFRNATTAINYRGVAVAEVKNPPGIAKARRTFRMNVTADVLADRLATRPELFSDVMSGHITLNTYTEISGRVKILIIKKHAEIKMNCTVNVDFSSKQVQDMNCKRKVKI; via the coding sequence ATGGCAGAAATTGATCAAGTTAGACCCTTAGCCCCATCAAGAGACCAACAAAGTAGTAGTGATGATGAAGAAGCTCTCATCAAAAGCAAACATCTTAGGAGAATCAAATTATGTGGATGTGTAAGTGCAATTTCTTTATTAATATTTGTAATAGTAAGTGTGATTTTATCATTCACAGTTTTTAAGGCCAAAGATCCCATAGTTACAACTAATAATATCACACTCACAAACCTAGACTTTAGTGTAAATTTAAATCCTATGACTCCTAGTGTTAAGGTTAACATGTCTCTTTTAATAGACATGTCTATTAAAAATCCTAATTCTGCATCCTTCAAATTTCGTAATGCAACCACGGCCATAAACTACCGTGGGGTAGCCGTGGCCGAGGTGAAGAATCCGCCGGGGATTGCCAAGGCTAGGCGAACATTTAGGATGAATGTCACGGCGGATGTGTTGGCCGACCGGCTCGCGACTAGACCGGAATTGTTTTCGGATGTTATGTCCGGGCACATTACCTTAAATACCTACACAGAGATTTCAGGACGTGTTaagattttgataattaagaAACATGCTGAGATTAAGATGAATTGCACTGTGAATGTTGATTTTTCAAGTAAGCAAGTTCAGGACATGAATTGCAAACGTAAGGTAAAAATTTAG